In a single window of the Leisingera daeponensis DSM 23529 genome:
- a CDS encoding carboxymuconolactone decarboxylase family protein → MSTFDEDLFLKGLEQRKSTLGAEYVENNLAAADDFTRPFQEAMTAWCWGFGWGDGVIDAKTRSMMNLAMIGALGKMHEWEIHCRGALNNGVTREEIRAIIHVVGIYCGVPQALECFRVARKVLEEQV, encoded by the coding sequence ATGAGCACGTTTGACGAGGACCTGTTCCTCAAGGGGCTGGAACAGCGCAAATCCACCCTCGGCGCGGAGTATGTGGAGAACAACCTGGCGGCCGCCGATGATTTCACCCGCCCGTTCCAGGAGGCGATGACCGCCTGGTGCTGGGGCTTCGGCTGGGGCGACGGGGTGATTGACGCCAAGACCCGCTCAATGATGAACCTCGCGATGATCGGTGCGCTGGGCAAGATGCATGAATGGGAAATCCACTGCCGCGGCGCCCTCAACAACGGCGTCACCAGGGAGGAGATCCGCGCCATCATTCACGTGGTCGGCATCTACTGCGGCGTGCCCCAGGCGCTGGAGTGCTTCCGGGTGGCGCGCAAAGTGCTGGAGGAGCAGGTCTGA
- a CDS encoding RidA family protein, translated as MSEITRKHTGQRMSQIVIHGEIIYLAGQVGTAGASVEQQTKDCLDKIDALLAEAGSSKTRILQTVIWLADMKDFAEMNAVWDAWVPEGHAPARACGEAKLAREDLLVEFIVTAAKG; from the coding sequence ATGTCCGAAATCACCCGCAAACACACCGGCCAGCGCATGAGCCAGATCGTCATCCACGGCGAGATCATCTATCTGGCCGGCCAGGTCGGCACCGCCGGAGCCAGCGTTGAGCAGCAGACCAAGGACTGCCTGGACAAGATCGACGCGCTGCTGGCCGAGGCTGGCAGCAGCAAGACCCGTATCCTGCAAACGGTGATCTGGCTCGCCGACATGAAGGACTTTGCCGAAATGAACGCGGTCTGGGATGCCTGGGTGCCCGAAGGCCACGCCCCGGCACGCGCCTGCGGCGAAGCCAAGCTCGCCCGCGAGGATCTGCTGGTCGAATTCATCGTCACCGCCGCCAAGGGCTGA
- a CDS encoding MurR/RpiR family transcriptional regulator, with protein sequence MSKPPATVRELIRENYSSLTQSERKFANSLLENYPAAGLASITIVAANAEVSTPTVARMVQKLGFKGYPQFHQALLKELEAKVSGPTKRRDNWASEAPEGHLLNRFAQAVTDNLQQTFSNIDSAQFDSAVRQLANTEGRLYVVGGRITRALADYAFTHFQAIRQRVTHMTSSSATWPHYVLDMVEGDTLLMFDVRRYETNLQRLAELASERGVKIVLITDQWASPIASVSEHTFNCWVEIPSAWDSNISTMMLLEAMIAATQEESWDKTKDRYDRLDELFDMTRLFRKFS encoded by the coding sequence TTGTCGAAACCGCCCGCCACAGTTCGCGAGTTGATCCGCGAGAATTATTCCTCGCTCACCCAGTCCGAGCGCAAATTCGCGAATTCGCTGCTGGAAAACTATCCCGCCGCGGGTCTCGCCTCGATCACCATCGTGGCCGCCAATGCCGAGGTTTCCACGCCAACGGTGGCCCGGATGGTGCAGAAGCTGGGTTTCAAGGGGTATCCGCAGTTTCACCAGGCGCTGTTGAAAGAGCTTGAGGCCAAGGTCTCCGGCCCCACCAAACGGCGCGACAACTGGGCGTCCGAGGCGCCCGAAGGCCATCTGCTGAACAGATTTGCACAGGCCGTCACCGACAACCTGCAACAGACGTTTTCCAATATAGACTCGGCCCAGTTCGACTCCGCCGTCCGCCAGCTCGCCAACACCGAGGGGCGGCTTTACGTGGTCGGCGGCCGCATCACCCGGGCGCTGGCGGACTACGCCTTCACCCATTTCCAGGCGATCCGGCAGCGTGTCACCCATATGACCTCCTCCTCCGCCACCTGGCCGCATTACGTGCTGGACATGGTAGAGGGCGACACCCTCCTGATGTTCGACGTGCGCCGCTACGAAACCAACCTGCAGCGGCTGGCGGAACTCGCGTCCGAGCGCGGGGTGAAGATCGTCCTGATCACCGACCAATGGGCCAGCCCCATTGCCTCGGTCTCGGAACACACCTTCAACTGCTGGGTCGAGATCCCCTCCGCCTGGGACTCAAACATCTCCACCATGATGCTCTTGGAGGCGATGATCGCCGCCACCCAGGAAGAAAGCTGGGACAAGACCAAGGACCGCTACGACCGCCTCGATGAGCTGTTCGACATGACCCGGCTGTTCCGCAAGTTCTCCTGA
- a CDS encoding N-formylglutamate amidohydrolase encodes MRESDSHALGEAVEVVNREGTSPVLLLCEHASSNIPARYNGLGLRDEDRLSHAAWDPGARAVALHMAQALDAPLVASRVSRLVYDCNRPPEAASAMPEKSELVAVPGNFGLSEAERQERVDTVYVPFCTTVTEVIEARKKAGLQTVLVTMHSFTPIYFGKPRDVEIGILHDDDSRLADAMLAEAPALPHRRVERNEPYGPADGVTHSLKLHGLAHGLANVMIEIRNDLVATPELEEAMAEEMLTLLRPALAALADEGGPDA; translated from the coding sequence ATGCGAGAGAGCGATTCTCACGCCTTGGGGGAAGCAGTGGAGGTGGTGAACCGGGAGGGCACCAGCCCGGTCCTGCTGCTGTGCGAACATGCCTCCAGCAATATTCCCGCGCGCTACAACGGGCTGGGACTGCGCGACGAGGACCGGCTGAGCCATGCGGCGTGGGATCCGGGCGCGCGGGCGGTGGCCCTGCATATGGCACAGGCGCTGGATGCGCCGCTGGTGGCCAGCAGGGTGTCGCGCTTGGTTTATGACTGCAACCGCCCGCCCGAGGCCGCCAGCGCCATGCCGGAGAAATCCGAACTGGTCGCGGTGCCCGGCAATTTCGGGCTGAGCGAGGCGGAGCGCCAGGAACGTGTGGACACGGTCTATGTGCCGTTCTGCACGACCGTGACGGAGGTGATCGAGGCGCGGAAAAAGGCCGGGCTGCAGACTGTTCTGGTCACCATGCACAGTTTCACGCCAATCTATTTCGGCAAGCCGCGGGACGTCGAAATCGGCATCCTGCACGATGACGACAGTCGGCTGGCGGACGCGATGCTGGCAGAGGCCCCTGCCCTGCCGCACCGCCGGGTGGAACGCAATGAGCCCTATGGCCCTGCCGATGGAGTCACCCATTCGCTGAAGCTGCACGGGCTGGCGCACGGGCTGGCCAATGTGATGATCGAAATCCGCAATGACCTGGTGGCAACGCCGGAACTGGAAGAGGCCATGGCAGAAGAAATGCTGACATTGCTGCGCCCGGCCCTGGCCGCGCTGGCGGATGAGGGAGGGCCTGATGCCTAA
- a CDS encoding TRAP transporter small permease subunit has protein sequence MPKIIRAYVRGIDAMNRFIGRFAMYLIFALIGVLLWSSVSKTFFNPSHWTLETAQFVMVAYYVLGGPYSIQMGSNVRMDLFYGAWSTKTKAMVDAVTVLFLITYLVILMYGALSSTAYSLGYFGLEPLDFFWDLLKTLLSEGPAAAGEKLGYLERSSTAWRPFLWPVKTILCLGVFLMLLQCLAELFRDIGRLRGVEI, from the coding sequence ATGCCTAAGATAATCCGGGCCTATGTCCGCGGCATCGACGCGATGAACCGCTTCATCGGCCGCTTTGCGATGTACCTGATCTTTGCCCTGATCGGGGTGCTGCTGTGGTCATCGGTCTCCAAGACCTTCTTCAACCCGTCGCACTGGACGCTGGAGACCGCGCAGTTCGTGATGGTCGCCTATTATGTGCTGGGCGGCCCCTATTCGATCCAGATGGGATCGAACGTGCGGATGGACCTGTTTTACGGCGCCTGGTCGACCAAGACCAAGGCGATGGTGGATGCCGTCACCGTGCTGTTCCTGATCACCTATCTGGTGATCCTGATGTATGGCGCCCTCAGCTCCACCGCCTATTCGCTCGGTTATTTCGGGCTGGAGCCGCTGGACTTCTTCTGGGACCTGCTGAAAACGCTGCTGAGCGAAGGCCCTGCGGCGGCAGGCGAAAAGCTCGGCTATCTGGAGCGCAGCTCCACCGCCTGGCGGCCGTTCCTGTGGCCCGTCAAAACCATCCTGTGCCTCGGCGTCTTCCTGATGCTGCTGCAATGCCTTGCCGAACTGTTCCGGGATATCGGACGCCTGCGCGGAGTTGAAATCTGA
- a CDS encoding TRAP transporter large permease gives MSYEWIAIVMFAGMMLMLMTGQRVFGAIGFVGAVAGMLLWGTGGVEIPFSAAMKLMKWYPLLTLPMFIFMGYVLSESKIADDLYRMFHVWMGPVKGGLAIGTIGLMVLISAMNGLSVAGMAIGATIALPELLRRGYDKILVTGTIQAGSSLGILVPPSVVLVLYAMIARQPVGQLWLAGVIPGLLMAVMFIIYIYFRARMQPHLGPAMHDEDLAEYEQVTDHPLRLNYIVLGTLVLVPLLMLTGAMEAKPALGVALALGALSFLTRTNPVFYKDVFMKEKYRLLFSGVLPLAIFAAMMVPFVNGWTSLVESSAIGAMTAFLAAVLKGRMNKDVFETSVRSTLGISCMFMWIILAALAFGAIFDGLGAVKAIEDLFTTKLGLSPWMILILMQLSFIVMGTFLDDTAMLVIVAPLYVPLVGALGFDLIWYGVLYTITTQIAYMTPPFGYNLFLMRAMAPPEIGLKDIYVSIIPFAAVMVLALALIMIFPQIALWLPEYVYGK, from the coding sequence ATGTCCTACGAATGGATTGCTATCGTCATGTTTGCCGGCATGATGCTGATGCTGATGACCGGCCAGCGGGTGTTCGGCGCCATCGGTTTTGTCGGCGCGGTTGCGGGGATGCTGCTGTGGGGCACCGGCGGGGTGGAGATCCCGTTCTCTGCCGCGATGAAGCTGATGAAATGGTATCCGCTGCTGACGCTGCCGATGTTCATCTTCATGGGCTACGTGCTGTCGGAATCGAAAATCGCCGACGACCTCTACCGGATGTTCCACGTGTGGATGGGGCCGGTGAAGGGCGGGCTGGCAATCGGCACCATCGGCCTGATGGTCCTGATCTCGGCCATGAACGGCCTGTCGGTGGCGGGGATGGCAATCGGCGCAACCATTGCTCTGCCGGAACTGCTGCGCCGCGGCTATGACAAGATCCTGGTGACCGGCACCATTCAGGCGGGCTCCTCGCTTGGCATTCTGGTGCCGCCCTCGGTGGTGCTGGTGCTTTATGCGATGATCGCGCGCCAGCCGGTGGGGCAGCTGTGGCTTGCCGGTGTGATTCCGGGTCTGCTGATGGCCGTCATGTTCATCATCTACATCTATTTCCGCGCCCGGATGCAGCCGCATCTTGGCCCCGCCATGCACGACGAGGATCTGGCGGAATACGAGCAGGTGACAGACCACCCGCTGCGTCTGAACTATATCGTGCTGGGCACGCTGGTGCTGGTGCCGCTGCTGATGCTGACCGGCGCAATGGAGGCCAAGCCTGCGCTTGGCGTGGCGCTGGCCCTGGGGGCGCTGTCCTTCCTGACCCGCACGAACCCTGTGTTCTACAAAGACGTGTTCATGAAGGAGAAATACCGCCTGCTGTTCTCCGGCGTGCTGCCGCTGGCGATCTTTGCCGCGATGATGGTGCCCTTCGTGAACGGCTGGACCTCGCTGGTGGAAAGCTCGGCCATCGGTGCGATGACCGCCTTCCTGGCCGCGGTGCTGAAGGGGCGGATGAACAAGGACGTGTTCGAAACCTCAGTGCGCTCCACCCTTGGCATCTCCTGCATGTTCATGTGGATCATCCTGGCGGCCCTGGCGTTCGGCGCGATCTTTGACGGGCTTGGCGCGGTCAAGGCAATCGAAGACCTGTTCACCACCAAGCTGGGCCTTTCCCCTTGGATGATCCTGATCCTGATGCAGCTGAGCTTCATCGTGATGGGCACCTTCCTGGATGACACCGCGATGCTGGTGATCGTGGCGCCGCTTTACGTGCCGCTGGTCGGCGCGCTCGGCTTCGACCTGATCTGGTACGGCGTGCTTTACACCATTACCACCCAGATCGCCTACATGACGCCGCCGTTCGGCTACAACCTGTTCCTGATGCGCGCTATGGCGCCGCCGGAGATCGGGCTGAAGGACATCTATGTCTCGATCATCCCCTTTGCCGCGGTGATGGTGCTGGCGCTGGCCCTGATCATGATCTTCCCGCAAATCGCCCTGTGGCTGCCGGAGTATGTCTATGGAAAGTAA
- a CDS encoding DUF4336 domain-containing protein: MESKSMLQALGPDIWIADGPAIQFYQIPFQTRMTVVRLENGDLFLHSPVWYSQPLAAELEALGRIRHLVSPNWIHYAYIAEWADAYPDATAWASPKVRERARSQGVEGSVRPRPGGQRAPGLGGGS, encoded by the coding sequence ATGGAAAGTAAGTCCATGCTGCAGGCGCTGGGGCCGGATATCTGGATCGCGGATGGCCCTGCCATCCAGTTCTACCAGATCCCCTTCCAGACCCGCATGACAGTCGTCCGGCTGGAAAACGGCGATCTGTTCCTGCATTCGCCGGTCTGGTACAGCCAGCCGCTGGCTGCGGAGCTTGAGGCGCTCGGGCGCATCCGCCATCTGGTGTCCCCGAACTGGATTCACTACGCCTATATCGCGGAGTGGGCTGACGCCTATCCCGACGCCACCGCCTGGGCCTCGCCCAAAGTGCGCGAGCGGGCCAGAAGCCAGGGCGTGGAAGGTTCGGTTCGACCGCGACCTGGAGGACAGCGCGCCCCGGGACTGGGCGGCGGATCTTGA
- a CDS encoding DUF4336 domain-containing protein: protein MHGSRAHTEVVFFHKRSKVLVLTDLIENMPAKTLPLWVRPLAWAAGILAPNGKMPIDIWFSFAGNRDKLRKALARMLEWKPETVVLAHGDILRENAPQRLREGFRNLAPCGHGH from the coding sequence GTGCATGGCAGCAGGGCCCATACCGAAGTGGTCTTCTTCCACAAGCGCTCCAAGGTGCTGGTGCTGACGGACCTGATCGAGAACATGCCGGCCAAGACACTGCCCCTGTGGGTGCGGCCGCTGGCCTGGGCCGCTGGCATCCTGGCCCCGAACGGGAAGATGCCCATCGACATCTGGTTTTCCTTCGCGGGCAACCGGGACAAGCTGCGCAAGGCGCTTGCCCGGATGCTGGAGTGGAAGCCCGAAACCGTCGTGCTCGCGCATGGCGACATCCTTCGTGAGAATGCACCGCAACGGCTCCGCGAAGGCTTCAGGAACCTGGCCCCCTGCGGGCACGGGCATTGA
- a CDS encoding TRAP transporter substrate-binding protein: protein MTTRRKFLQTAGVGAMAAPLATPALAQSTIKWRMQTYAGAALAEHVVKPAIDMFNKIAGDRMQIELYYADQLVPTGELFRAMQRGTIDAVQSDDDSMASPTEVTVFGGYFPFASRYSLDVPVLFNQYGLNEIWDAEYSKVGVKHISAGAWDPCHFATKDPINSLADLQGKRVFTFPTAGRFLSQFGVVPVTLPWEDIEVAVQTGELDGIAWSGITEDYTVGWADVTDYFLTNNISGAWAGSFFANMGRWEELPEDLQTLFRVCCDQSHYYRQWWYWGGEASLRVNGDKMKLTTIPDNEWQQVEDAAVKFWDEIAAESETKAKVVEIFKKYNSDMQKAGRPYRYS, encoded by the coding sequence ATGACAACAAGACGTAAGTTTTTGCAGACCGCGGGCGTTGGCGCCATGGCGGCACCGCTGGCCACTCCGGCGCTGGCCCAGTCCACCATCAAGTGGCGGATGCAGACCTATGCGGGTGCTGCGCTGGCCGAGCATGTGGTGAAACCCGCCATCGACATGTTCAACAAGATCGCCGGCGACCGGATGCAGATCGAGCTCTACTATGCCGACCAGCTGGTCCCCACCGGCGAACTGTTCCGCGCCATGCAGCGCGGCACCATCGACGCTGTGCAGTCGGACGATGACTCGATGGCCTCGCCCACCGAAGTCACCGTGTTCGGCGGCTACTTCCCGTTTGCCTCGCGCTATTCGCTGGACGTGCCGGTGCTGTTCAACCAGTACGGCCTGAACGAGATCTGGGACGCGGAATATTCCAAGGTCGGCGTCAAGCATATCTCGGCCGGCGCGTGGGACCCCTGCCACTTCGCCACCAAGGACCCGATCAACTCGCTGGCGGACCTTCAGGGCAAGCGCGTCTTCACCTTCCCGACCGCGGGCCGCTTCCTGAGCCAGTTCGGCGTGGTGCCGGTCACCCTGCCCTGGGAAGACATCGAGGTTGCGGTGCAGACCGGCGAACTGGACGGCATCGCCTGGTCCGGCATCACCGAGGACTACACCGTCGGCTGGGCCGATGTGACCGACTACTTCCTGACCAACAACATCTCCGGCGCCTGGGCGGGCTCGTTCTTTGCCAACATGGGCCGCTGGGAAGAGCTGCCGGAAGATCTGCAGACCCTGTTCCGTGTCTGCTGCGACCAGTCGCACTACTACCGCCAGTGGTGGTACTGGGGCGGCGAAGCGTCCCTGCGCGTGAACGGCGACAAGATGAAGCTGACCACCATTCCGGACAACGAATGGCAGCAGGTCGAAGATGCGGCAGTGAAGTTCTGGGATGAAATCGCAGCCGAGTCCGAAACCAAGGCGAAGGTTGTGGAGATCTTCAAGAAGTATAACTCTGACATGCAGAAGGCCGGCCGCCCCTACCGCTACAGCTAA
- a CDS encoding glutamine synthetase family protein: MLSFDTLKDQVADGTVDTVLVCLVDMQGRLMGKRFHAKHFVNGAWEETHCCNYLLATDLAMATPGGYASTSWERGYGDYVMKPDLSTLRPVPWLEGTVMVLCDVLDHHTHEDVPHSPRAILKKQVNRLKAMGYDAMCATELEFFMFEKSFDEIRKSGFRDLAPISGYNEDYSILQTTREEHVMRPIRNHLWDAGLPIENTKGEAETGQEELNIKYAAAMDTAEYHTIAKHAVKEIAEQQGHAVTFLPKWSHDKVGSSSHVHQSLWQDGKPAFFDESDDLGMSALMKNYMAGLLKYAPDYTAFMAPYINSYKRFMKGTFAPTRIIWSVDNRTAGYRLCGEGSKAIRVECRIPGSDMNPYLAMAGMLAAGIAGIEEGLELQAPAKGDVYQGDTGMIPSTLRDAAAALKGSEMLRKALGDDVVDHYVRAAEVEIEDFDRVVTDYEIARGFERA, translated from the coding sequence ATGCTCTCCTTCGACACTCTTAAGGACCAGGTTGCCGATGGCACCGTTGACACCGTTCTGGTCTGCCTTGTGGACATGCAGGGCCGCCTGATGGGCAAGCGCTTCCACGCCAAGCATTTCGTGAATGGCGCCTGGGAGGAAACCCATTGCTGCAACTACCTCTTGGCCACCGACCTCGCGATGGCGACGCCGGGCGGCTATGCCTCGACCAGCTGGGAGCGCGGCTATGGCGACTATGTGATGAAGCCGGACCTCTCCACCCTGCGGCCCGTGCCGTGGCTGGAGGGCACGGTGATGGTGCTGTGCGATGTGCTGGACCATCACACCCATGAGGACGTCCCCCACTCCCCCCGCGCGATCCTGAAGAAGCAGGTGAACCGGCTGAAGGCGATGGGCTATGACGCCATGTGCGCCACCGAGCTGGAATTCTTCATGTTCGAGAAGAGCTTTGACGAGATCCGCAAATCGGGCTTCCGCGATCTGGCGCCGATTTCGGGATACAACGAGGATTACAGCATCCTGCAGACCACCCGCGAGGAGCACGTGATGCGCCCGATCCGCAACCACCTGTGGGATGCGGGGCTGCCGATCGAGAACACCAAGGGCGAGGCGGAGACCGGCCAGGAAGAGCTGAACATCAAATACGCCGCGGCGATGGACACGGCGGAATACCACACCATTGCCAAGCACGCGGTGAAGGAAATCGCAGAGCAGCAGGGTCACGCGGTGACTTTCCTGCCGAAGTGGAGCCATGACAAGGTTGGCTCCTCCAGCCATGTGCACCAGTCCCTGTGGCAGGACGGCAAGCCCGCGTTCTTTGACGAGAGCGACGATCTGGGCATGTCGGCGCTGATGAAGAACTACATGGCCGGCCTGCTGAAATACGCGCCCGACTACACCGCCTTCATGGCGCCCTATATCAACAGCTACAAGCGCTTTATGAAGGGCACCTTTGCGCCGACCCGGATCATCTGGTCGGTGGACAACCGCACCGCGGGCTACCGGCTGTGCGGCGAGGGCAGCAAGGCAATCCGGGTCGAATGCCGCATCCCGGGCTCCGACATGAACCCCTATCTGGCGATGGCGGGGATGCTGGCGGCGGGCATTGCCGGCATCGAGGAAGGCCTGGAGCTGCAAGCGCCCGCCAAGGGCGATGTCTACCAGGGCGACACCGGCATGATCCCCTCGACCCTGCGCGATGCGGCGGCGGCGCTGAAAGGCTCGGAGATGCTGCGCAAAGCCCTTGGCGATGATGTGGTCGACCACTACGTCCGCGCGGCGGAGGTGGAGATCGAGGATTTCGACCGGGTGGTCACCGATTACGAGATTGCGCGCGGGTTTGAGCGGGCGTGA
- a CDS encoding aldehyde dehydrogenase family protein: MGQTLKCISPVDGSVFAEREVLSREDAFAAAERARAAQAAWAARPLQERIDLVMAGVAAVGAMNDEIVPELAHMMGRPVRYGGEFGGFNERASHMAKIAEESLADIEVGEDATFKRYIKRVPHGVVFVVAPWNYPYMTAINTVAPALIAGNTVVLKHATQTLLVGERMARAFHSAGIPEDVFQNVFLDHGTTSELIANRAFNFVNFTGSVGGGQAMERAAAGTFTGVGTELGGKDPGYVMEDADLDAAVDTLIDGAMFNSGQCCCGIERIYVHESLYDAFVEKAIAIVKGYKLGNPLDAETTIGPMANVRFAEEVRSQIAEAVAAGAVAHIETFAKDDGGAYLTPQILTNVTHDMRVMREESFGPVVGIMKVSSDAEAIELMNDSDFGLTASLWTKDVERAQRVGDQVETGTVFMNRADYLDPGLCWTGCKDTGRGGGLSVIGYHNLTRPKSYHLKKVTG, from the coding sequence ATGGGCCAGACCCTGAAGTGTATCTCGCCGGTCGACGGATCGGTCTTTGCAGAGCGCGAAGTGCTGTCGCGCGAGGACGCCTTTGCGGCGGCGGAACGCGCCCGGGCGGCGCAAGCCGCTTGGGCCGCACGGCCGTTGCAGGAGCGCATCGATCTGGTGATGGCGGGCGTGGCCGCTGTTGGCGCGATGAATGACGAGATCGTGCCAGAACTGGCGCATATGATGGGCCGCCCGGTGCGCTACGGCGGCGAGTTCGGCGGCTTCAACGAGCGCGCCAGCCACATGGCGAAGATCGCCGAAGAGTCGCTGGCGGACATCGAGGTCGGCGAGGACGCCACCTTCAAACGCTACATCAAGCGCGTTCCGCATGGGGTGGTGTTTGTGGTTGCCCCCTGGAACTACCCCTATATGACCGCGATCAACACCGTGGCGCCTGCACTGATTGCCGGTAATACCGTTGTGCTGAAACATGCGACCCAGACGCTGCTGGTCGGGGAGCGGATGGCGCGGGCCTTCCATTCTGCCGGCATCCCCGAAGATGTGTTCCAGAATGTGTTCCTGGACCACGGCACCACGTCCGAACTGATTGCGAACCGCGCCTTCAACTTCGTGAACTTCACCGGCTCGGTCGGCGGCGGCCAGGCGATGGAGCGCGCCGCTGCGGGCACCTTCACCGGCGTCGGCACCGAGCTGGGCGGCAAGGATCCGGGCTATGTCATGGAGGACGCCGATCTGGACGCGGCGGTGGACACGCTGATTGACGGCGCGATGTTCAACTCCGGCCAGTGCTGCTGCGGCATCGAGCGGATTTATGTGCATGAAAGCCTGTATGATGCCTTCGTGGAAAAGGCGATTGCCATCGTGAAGGGCTACAAGCTGGGCAATCCGCTGGATGCCGAGACCACCATCGGGCCAATGGCCAATGTGCGCTTTGCCGAAGAGGTGCGCAGCCAGATCGCCGAGGCGGTTGCCGCGGGCGCCGTGGCCCATATCGAAACCTTTGCCAAGGATGACGGCGGCGCCTATCTCACGCCGCAGATCCTGACAAATGTCACCCACGATATGCGGGTGATGCGCGAGGAAAGCTTTGGCCCGGTCGTGGGCATCATGAAGGTCTCCTCCGACGCGGAAGCCATTGAGCTCATGAACGACAGCGACTTCGGCCTGACCGCCTCGCTCTGGACCAAGGATGTTGAGCGGGCGCAGCGTGTCGGGGATCAAGTCGAGACCGGCACCGTCTTCATGAACCGTGCCGACTACCTGGACCCGGGCCTGTGCTGGACCGGATGCAAGGACACCGGCCGCGGCGGCGGCCTGTCGGTGATCGGCTATCACAATCTGACCCGCCCGAAGTCCTATCACCTGAAAAAGGTGACCGGCTAA
- a CDS encoding iron-containing alcohol dehydrogenase — MSLVGNWSYPTAIKFGAGRIKELADACAAAGIKKPLLVTDKGLADLPVTQSTLDIMEAAGLGRGMFSEVDPNPNEKNLDAGVAAYKAGGHDGVVAFGGGSGLDLGKMVAFMAGQTRPVWDFEDIGDWWTRADADAIAPIIAVPTTAGTGSEVGRASVITDSVTHQKKIIFHPKVLPTVVICDPELTVGMPKFITAGTGLDAFAHCVEAFSSPHYHPMSQGIALEGMRLVKDYLPRAYADGSDIEARAQMMSAAAMGATAFQKGLGAIHAMSHPVGAHFNTHHGTTNAVCMPAVLEFNASAIADRFTMAAAYLGIGGGFDGFRGFVQELNDSLGIPRGLSDLGVTEDAIPELVKGAIIDPSCGGNPVELTEENLAQLFKAAM; from the coding sequence ATGTCTCTCGTTGGAAACTGGTCCTATCCGACCGCAATCAAGTTCGGCGCAGGCCGGATCAAGGAACTGGCGGACGCCTGCGCCGCCGCCGGCATCAAGAAACCGCTCTTGGTGACCGACAAGGGTCTGGCGGATCTGCCCGTCACCCAATCGACCCTGGACATCATGGAGGCCGCCGGCCTGGGCCGCGGCATGTTCTCCGAGGTCGACCCGAACCCGAATGAGAAAAACCTGGACGCAGGCGTCGCCGCCTACAAGGCGGGCGGGCATGACGGGGTGGTCGCCTTCGGCGGCGGCTCCGGCCTGGACCTCGGCAAGATGGTGGCCTTCATGGCGGGCCAGACCCGGCCGGTGTGGGATTTCGAGGATATCGGCGACTGGTGGACCCGCGCCGATGCGGACGCCATCGCGCCGATCATCGCGGTGCCGACCACGGCTGGCACCGGCTCCGAAGTGGGCCGCGCATCGGTGATCACCGACTCTGTCACCCATCAGAAAAAGATCATCTTCCACCCCAAGGTGCTGCCAACGGTGGTGATCTGCGATCCCGAACTGACCGTGGGCATGCCCAAGTTCATCACCGCGGGCACCGGTCTGGATGCCTTTGCCCATTGCGTCGAGGCGTTCAGCAGCCCGCATTACCACCCGATGTCCCAGGGCATCGCGCTGGAGGGCATGCGGCTGGTCAAGGACTATCTGCCGCGCGCCTATGCGGACGGCAGTGACATCGAGGCCCGCGCCCAGATGATGTCGGCAGCGGCGATGGGCGCGACCGCCTTCCAGAAGGGCCTTGGCGCGATCCACGCGATGAGCCATCCGGTCGGCGCGCATTTCAATACCCACCACGGCACCACCAATGCGGTCTGCATGCCTGCGGTTCTGGAATTCAATGCCTCCGCGATCGCGGACCGGTTCACCATGGCCGCGGCCTATTTAGGCATCGGCGGCGGCTTTGACGGGTTCCGCGGCTTCGTGCAGGAGCTGAACGACTCCCTTGGCATCCCGCGCGGGCTGTCCGATCTGGGCGTCACCGAGGATGCCATCCCCGAACTGGTCAAGGGCGCGATCATCGACCCCTCCTGCGGCGGCAATCCGGTTGAACTGACTGAGGAAAACCTCGCGCAGCTGTTCAAGGCTGCGATGTAA